The following proteins come from a genomic window of Scylla paramamosain isolate STU-SP2022 chromosome 46, ASM3559412v1, whole genome shotgun sequence:
- the LOC135094657 gene encoding probable protein BRICK1-A, whose protein sequence is MSARNQVITQQIQQDWVNREYIEVITSNIKRIADFLNSFDMSCRSKLSQLNEKLTMLERRIEYLEARVTKGETLN, encoded by the exons ATGTCTGCCCGTAACCAGGTCATCACACAGCAGATCCAACAAGACTGGGTCAACCGCGAGTACATTGAG GTCATTACAAGCAACATCAAGAGAATCGCAGACTTCCTTAACAGCTTTGACATGTCGTGCCGCAGCAAACTGAGTCAACTGAACGAGAAGCTGACCATGCTGGAGCGGCGCATTGAGTACCTAGAGGCTCGGGTCACAAAAGGGGAGACTCTAAACTAG